From Rhizobium sp. NZLR1, a single genomic window includes:
- a CDS encoding DNA-binding domain-containing protein, whose product MTMDFAASQNAFADALLHADRPVPDGITTARGTTDAARFAIYRNNVFVGLTRALAQHFPVTERLVGKQFFTAMARAYAQDHKPTSPLIIEYGGDFPDFIASFRPASNLAYLAGVARIEAAWTRAYQAADAAPLDLAALSALAPETLADLRLVPHPSAGLIRSDHPVGSIWSAHQQDMVMPVADWRAQDVLVVRPEMTVHVHILPPQDSVFAACLFKAATLGAAAEAALIAAPEFDFGTALIGLASLGAFSALQQDEGNVP is encoded by the coding sequence ATGACAATGGATTTCGCCGCAAGCCAGAACGCCTTTGCTGATGCATTGCTGCATGCCGACCGGCCGGTGCCGGACGGTATCACCACAGCGCGCGGCACGACCGACGCTGCGCGGTTCGCCATCTACCGCAACAATGTCTTCGTCGGGCTGACAAGGGCATTGGCGCAGCACTTTCCGGTGACGGAACGGCTCGTTGGAAAGCAATTCTTCACAGCTATGGCGCGGGCCTATGCCCAGGATCACAAACCCACCTCACCGCTGATTATCGAATATGGCGGCGACTTTCCGGATTTCATTGCAAGCTTCCGGCCGGCGAGTAATCTTGCCTATCTGGCCGGCGTCGCCCGGATCGAAGCGGCCTGGACGCGGGCCTATCAGGCGGCGGACGCCGCGCCGCTCGATCTCGCGGCCCTCTCGGCCTTGGCGCCCGAGACGCTTGCCGACTTGCGGCTGGTGCCGCACCCTTCAGCGGGTTTGATCCGTTCGGACCATCCTGTTGGCTCGATCTGGAGTGCGCATCAGCAGGACATGGTTATGCCGGTCGCCGACTGGCGAGCGCAGGATGTGCTGGTCGTGCGGCCGGAGATGACCGTCCATGTTCATATCCTGCCGCCGCAGGACTCCGTTTTCGCGGCCTGCTTGTTCAAGGCCGCCACGCTGGGTGCGGCAGCAGAGGCGGCATTGATCGCCGCCCCCGAATTCGATTTTGGAACAGCGCTGATTGGTCTTGCCAGTCTCGGTGCATTCAGCGCCCTGCAACAGGATGAAGGAAACGTCCCATGA
- a CDS encoding DUF692 domain-containing protein has translation MSASKIPTSALPARAGLGLKPEHYETILANRPDIGFFEVHAENYMGAGGPPHRYLEAVSALYPLSLHGVGLSIGAAHELDKAHLKRLRGLIDRYRPQSFSEHLAWSTHDTGFLNDLLPLPYTPETLARVIDHVDETQQALGQRLLLENPATYVLFADSTIDEVDFLATIAERTACGLLLDVNNVMVSAVNHRLDAATYIDCFPVELVGEIHLAGYDETLDDAGDRLLIDTHRTAVKGDVMALYEHTLARSGPLPTLIEWDNDVPDFVTLQTEAARADAMLAAETLRRNKRRIRAA, from the coding sequence ATGTCCGCTTCAAAAATCCCAACTTCCGCCTTGCCCGCCCGTGCCGGCCTTGGTCTCAAGCCCGAGCACTATGAGACTATTCTGGCCAATCGGCCGGATATCGGCTTCTTCGAGGTGCATGCCGAGAACTATATGGGCGCCGGCGGGCCGCCGCATCGCTATTTGGAAGCCGTGAGTGCACTCTATCCACTTTCGCTGCATGGCGTCGGCTTGTCGATCGGTGCAGCGCACGAGCTTGACAAGGCGCATCTGAAGCGGCTGCGCGGCCTGATCGATCGCTATCGGCCGCAGAGCTTCTCCGAACATCTGGCCTGGTCGACCCACGACACGGGCTTTCTCAATGACCTGCTGCCGCTTCCCTATACGCCGGAAACGCTGGCGCGCGTCATCGATCATGTCGACGAAACGCAGCAGGCGCTCGGACAACGACTGCTGCTCGAAAACCCGGCGACCTACGTGCTGTTTGCCGACAGCACGATCGATGAGGTGGACTTTCTGGCGACAATTGCGGAGCGGACCGCCTGCGGTCTGCTGCTCGACGTCAACAACGTGATGGTCTCGGCGGTCAATCACCGGCTCGATGCCGCCACCTATATCGACTGCTTCCCGGTCGAGTTGGTCGGCGAGATCCACCTTGCCGGCTACGACGAGACCCTCGACGACGCCGGCGACCGGTTGCTGATCGACACGCATCGTACGGCGGTCAAGGGCGATGTGATGGCGCTCTACGAACACACGCTTGCGCGCAGCGGACCGCTGCCGACGCTGATCGAATGGGACAACGACGTCCCGGATTTCGTGACGTTGCAGACGGAGGCGGCCCGCGCGGATGCGATGCTCGCCGCCGAAACGCTCCGCCGCAATAAGCGTAGGATCCGGGCGGCATGA
- a CDS encoding sulfurtransferase TusA family protein, with translation MNPVLYDLRGLKCPFPVIKTRKKLAAMASGTLIRVDTTDPLAVIDMPHFCNEDGHELVETEKTENGHRFLIRKR, from the coding sequence TTGAACCCCGTTCTCTACGATCTTCGCGGCCTGAAATGCCCCTTCCCCGTGATCAAGACACGCAAGAAGCTTGCCGCCATGGCAAGTGGCACGCTCATTCGCGTCGACACCACCGATCCGCTGGCGGTGATCGACATGCCGCATTTCTGCAACGAGGACGGCCACGAACTGGTCGAGACCGAAAAGACCGAAAACGGCCACCGCTTCCTGATCCGCAAGCGCTAA
- a CDS encoding GTP-binding protein: MSALNDRIPVTILTGFLGAGKSTLLNRILKDPVMKDAAVIINEFGDVGIDHLLVESSGDSIIELSDGCLCCTVRGELVDTLANLMDAVQTGRVKPVKRVVIETTGLADPAPVMQAIMGNPVIATNFELDGVVTVVDAVNGLQTLDNHEEARKQAAVADRLIVSKKPMAGGTAGVDALEKRLRALNPRATMMDADSTEAGSAAVLVNGIYDPATKIADVGRWLQDENAHEAHHNHHNHDHDGDHGHHHHHDHAHQDPHDVNRHDASIRSFSIVEEKPIDPMALDMFIDLLRSAHGEKLLRMKAIVSVSDRPDRPLVLHGVQSIFHPPVRLAAWPDPSDRRTRMVLITKDLSEAFVKDLFDAFLGKPRIDMPDRAALSDNPLAIPGMRI, encoded by the coding sequence ATGAGCGCGCTCAACGACAGGATTCCGGTCACCATCCTGACCGGCTTTCTCGGCGCCGGCAAATCGACGCTGCTCAACCGCATCCTCAAAGATCCGGTGATGAAGGATGCAGCCGTCATCATCAATGAATTCGGCGATGTCGGCATCGATCATCTGCTGGTCGAAAGTTCCGGCGATTCGATCATCGAACTCTCAGACGGCTGCCTCTGCTGCACCGTGCGCGGTGAGCTTGTGGATACGCTGGCAAACCTGATGGACGCTGTGCAGACCGGCCGTGTCAAGCCGGTGAAGCGCGTCGTCATCGAAACGACGGGTCTTGCCGATCCTGCTCCGGTCATGCAGGCAATCATGGGCAATCCCGTCATTGCGACGAATTTCGAACTCGATGGCGTCGTTACCGTCGTCGATGCGGTAAACGGGCTGCAGACGCTCGACAATCACGAGGAAGCGCGCAAGCAGGCGGCGGTCGCCGACCGGCTGATCGTCTCGAAAAAACCGATGGCCGGCGGGACAGCTGGAGTGGATGCTCTGGAAAAGCGCCTGCGGGCGCTCAATCCGCGCGCGACGATGATGGATGCCGACAGCACCGAGGCAGGCAGTGCCGCGGTGCTCGTCAACGGCATCTACGATCCGGCGACGAAGATCGCCGATGTCGGCCGCTGGCTGCAGGACGAGAATGCGCACGAGGCGCATCACAATCATCACAATCATGATCATGATGGGGACCACGGCCACCATCACCACCATGATCACGCGCATCAGGACCCGCATGACGTCAACCGTCACGATGCCTCGATCCGCTCTTTCTCGATCGTCGAGGAAAAGCCGATCGATCCGATGGCGCTCGACATGTTTATCGACCTGCTGCGCTCTGCCCATGGCGAGAAGCTGCTGAGGATGAAGGCGATCGTTTCCGTCTCCGACCGGCCGGACCGACCGCTGGTGCTGCATGGCGTGCAAAGCATCTTCCATCCGCCGGTGCGGCTTGCCGCCTGGCCGGATCCCAGCGACCGGCGCACGCGCATGGTGCTGATCACCAAGGATCTGTCGGAAGCCTTCGTGAAGGATCTGTTCGACGCCTTCCTCGGCAAGCCGCGCATCGACATGCCCGATCGCGCCGCGCTGTCCGACAATCCGCTCGCCATTCCCGGCATGCGAATCTAG
- a CDS encoding DUF2282 domain-containing protein encodes MNRSTLTLTLAGSLATAFASVAFAAPLPAEKMVGNEKCYGIALKGHNDCAAGAGTTCAGTSTMDYQGNSWKAVPTGTCTSMNVGGHMGKLEPMKG; translated from the coding sequence ATGAACCGTTCGACGCTCACCCTTACCCTCGCCGGCTCGCTCGCCACCGCTTTTGCGTCCGTTGCTTTCGCCGCCCCGTTGCCGGCTGAGAAAATGGTCGGCAACGAGAAGTGCTATGGCATCGCGCTCAAGGGACATAACGACTGCGCCGCAGGCGCCGGCACGACCTGCGCAGGCACCTCGACGATGGACTATCAGGGCAACTCCTGGAAAGCTGTGCCGACCGGTACCTGCACCAGCATGAATGTCGGCGGCCACATGGGCAAGCTGGAGCCGATGAAGGGCTGA
- a CDS encoding DoxX family protein: MKTEAASSYGAGAALAALVTRTEGLLASLPPSLPLLALRFALAIPFFKSGLTKWDGFLTLSQGARYLFEQEFRLHIFGSEIPYPFPLTMATAAGIGELVLPVLLILGLGTRFAALGLLLMTAIIQLTIPDGWANFHLPWAAMALALVVFGGGRIAIDPLVMQRRK; the protein is encoded by the coding sequence ATGAAGACCGAAGCAGCCTCCTCATACGGCGCTGGCGCTGCCCTTGCCGCTCTCGTCACACGCACCGAAGGCCTGCTCGCCTCCCTTCCCCCATCGCTGCCGCTGCTGGCGCTGCGCTTCGCGCTCGCAATTCCCTTTTTCAAGTCGGGACTGACGAAATGGGACGGATTCCTGACGCTTTCACAAGGGGCAAGATATCTCTTCGAACAGGAGTTCAGACTCCATATCTTCGGCAGCGAGATTCCCTATCCGTTTCCCTTGACGATGGCGACGGCAGCAGGGATCGGCGAACTGGTCCTGCCGGTCCTGTTGATCCTCGGCTTGGGGACGCGGTTTGCCGCCCTCGGCTTGCTGCTGATGACGGCGATTATCCAACTGACCATTCCCGATGGCTGGGCGAATTTCCACCTGCCCTGGGCGGCGATGGCATTGGCATTGGTCGTGTTTGGCGGCGGCAGGATCGCAATTGATCCACTGGTGATGCAACGCCGCAAATGA
- a CDS encoding murein L,D-transpeptidase family protein, with translation MRIRHFAYVSLMALALAGCNDALDTAQVDLSKVKNKVEQPLPAHILTAMSTKGMDRNSPIMIRIFKEEGAMEIWKAKTDNRFDKIADYKICAWSGRLGPKVKTGDRQAPEGFYDLSRANLNPNSKYYLAINTGFPNRYDAANGRSGSDLMIHGACSSSGCYSMTDQQVLEIYAFARDAFKGGQSTVQLQAFPFRMTAENMVKHRLDSSYDFWKMLKVGYDNFEVTKRPPEVNVCEKKYVFNQQSTDGGAFNAAGKCPAMSTPPALTAALAAYGKTYDADYAKAMGKFDGMAWYDPSEAERKAVVAKTRRGRELAYAPTGTSLEAGRMVKVAELEDMMAKRTAQGIATKTAPGATPLAAAQPQPMAVAAATPAVVATPAVVPVPVPNPLAYTAPEPQETAEVAAKKPFWKFWARN, from the coding sequence ATGCGCATACGTCATTTTGCCTATGTTTCCCTCATGGCGCTGGCTCTTGCCGGCTGCAATGATGCGTTGGATACTGCGCAGGTCGATCTCTCCAAGGTCAAGAACAAGGTCGAGCAGCCGCTTCCCGCCCATATCCTCACCGCCATGTCCACCAAGGGCATGGACCGCAATTCGCCGATCATGATCCGCATCTTCAAGGAAGAAGGTGCCATGGAGATCTGGAAGGCGAAGACCGACAACCGTTTCGACAAGATCGCCGATTACAAGATCTGCGCCTGGTCCGGCCGTCTCGGTCCGAAGGTAAAGACCGGCGACCGGCAGGCGCCGGAAGGTTTCTACGACCTGTCGCGCGCCAACCTGAACCCCAACTCGAAATATTATCTGGCGATCAACACCGGCTTCCCGAACCGCTACGACGCGGCGAACGGCCGCAGCGGCTCCGATTTGATGATCCATGGTGCCTGCTCGTCCTCCGGCTGCTATTCGATGACCGACCAGCAGGTGCTTGAAATTTACGCCTTCGCCCGCGACGCCTTCAAGGGCGGCCAGTCGACCGTGCAGCTGCAGGCCTTCCCCTTCCGCATGACAGCGGAAAACATGGTCAAGCATCGCCTCGACTCGAGTTACGACTTCTGGAAGATGCTGAAGGTCGGCTACGACAATTTCGAAGTGACGAAGCGCCCGCCCGAGGTGAACGTCTGCGAGAAGAAATACGTCTTCAACCAGCAGTCAACCGATGGCGGCGCCTTCAATGCCGCCGGCAAATGCCCTGCTATGTCGACGCCGCCGGCGCTGACGGCCGCCCTTGCCGCCTACGGCAAGACCTATGATGCCGACTATGCCAAGGCGATGGGCAAATTCGACGGCATGGCCTGGTACGATCCGTCCGAAGCCGAGCGCAAGGCCGTGGTCGCCAAGACGCGCAGGGGCCGCGAACTCGCTTATGCCCCGACCGGCACCTCGCTGGAAGCCGGCCGCATGGTCAAGGTTGCCGAACTCGAAGACATGATGGCCAAGCGCACCGCGCAGGGCATTGCCACCAAGACCGCACCGGGCGCCACACCACTCGCCGCTGCCCAGCCGCAGCCAATGGCAGTCGCTGCCGCGACCCCCGCGGTCGTCGCGACCCCCGCGGTGGTTCCGGTGCCGGTGCCGAACCCGCTGGCCTATACGGCACCCGAACCGCAGGAAACCGCAGAAGTCGCGGCAAAGAAGCCGTTCTGGAAATTCTGGGCGCGGAACTGA